In Luteimonas galliterrae, the sequence ATTTCGACCGCTACGCCGAACTGCATGCCGACGAAGGCGCGATGAAATTCCTCGGCGGCCCGCTGCCGCGCGCTTCGGCATGGCGCAAGTTCCTGCAGATGCCCGGCGCCTGGCAGGTGCAGGGGTTTGCGATGTTTTCGGTCGTCGAAAAGGACAGCGGCTTGTGGTTAGGCCAGCTAGGCCCCTGGCGCCCCGAAGGCTGGCCGGGCAACGAAGTCGGCTGGGTGTTCCATCCCGATGCGCACGGCAGGGGCTACGCCACCGAGGCCGGTGCGGCGGCGATGGATTGGGCCTTCGCGAACCTGGGCTGGAGCGATGTGATCCATTGCATCGATCCCGGCAACGTAGCGTCGCAACGCGTGGCCGAGCGCCTCGGATCGCGCAACAAAGGCCCCGGCAAGCTGCCGCCGCCGAGCGAAGACCATCCGATCGACGTCTGGGGACAGACCCGCGAACAGTGGCTCGCGCGTCGCGCATCCGAAAAGGCCGGCGCATGATCTCCGTCTACGGCTATTCGGTTTCCGGCAACTGCCACAAGCTGCGCCTGCTGCTGGAGCAGCTGGGCCGCCGATACCGCTGGGTGGAGATCGACAGCTCCAAAGGCGAGTCGCGCACGCCGGAATACTTGGCCAAGAACGCCAATGGCCGCGTGCCGATCATCGAGCTCGAAGACGGCCGCGTGCTGGCCGAATCCAACGCGATCCTGTGCTACCTGGCCGAAGGCACGCCTTACCTGCCCGCCGATGCTTGGCAAAAGGCGCAAGCGCTGAGCTGGATGTTCTTCGAGCAGTACAGCCATGAGCCTTATGTCGCCGTTGCGCGGTTCATCCGCGGCTGGACGCCGGCCGACTCGCCGCGGCGCGCCGCCGAACTGGCGCGCTGCATGGAACGCGGGCATCAGGCGCTGGCCGTGATGGAAAAGCACCTGGCCGCCAATGCATGGTTCACCGGCTCCGAGTACGGCATCGCCGACATCGCGCTGTTCGCCTATACCGACGTCGCGCATCACGGCGGCTTCGACCTCGGCCGCTATCCCGCCGTGAGCGGCTGGCTCGCGCGCGTGCGCGCGGTGCCAGGCTTCGTCGCGATGCCGGATCCTGCTCCCGAGAATGCCGCTCTGCTCGCGATCTGATTCTCATGCGCCTCATCCCGCACCTCCTTGTCGTCATCCCAAAGCCCCTCGTTGTCATCCCGAACGCAGCGATGGATATGCTCGCAATCCCAACAGATCCCTCACTGCGTTCGGGATGACAGGAAAAAAGAAAACGCCATGACCGCCATGCCCAACCCGATCCCCGCCCGCATGAAAGGCGTCAACCGCGCCGAGATCTGCGACGTCAATTTCAGCGAATTCGTGCGCGGGTGGGGCGGCCGCGCCGATGCGAAGCCGGCGCCGGGCGAAGCCATCCTCGACGGCAGCGCGCTGGATGCGCGCGGATTCCGCGAGTTGTTCGAATCCCAGCTGATCTCCCGCCATCTCGACCTGATGGCCCGCGTGTTGCGCGTGCAGAACAAGGTTTTCTACACCATCGGCTCCAGCGGCCACGAAGGCAATGCGATGGTCGCGCGGCTCACCCGCCATACCGATCCGGCCTTCCTGCATTACCGCAGCGGCGGCTTCATGGCCGAGCGTTTCCGCAAACTGCCTGGCATGGATCCGATCATGGATTCGGCGCTGTCGTTCGCCGCCAGCAAAGACGACCCCGCTTCCGGCGGCCGCCACAAAGTGTGGGGCAGCAAGCCGTTGTGGGTGTTGCCGCAGACTTCGACCATCGCCTCGCACCTGCCCAAAGCGCTCGGCACCGCCGTGGCGATCGAGCAGGGCAAGCGGATCGGCCACGCCTTGCCGATTCCGGACGACAGCATCGCGATCTGCTCGTTCGGCGACGCCAGTTCCAACCACGCGACGGCGCAGACCGCTTTTAACGCGGCTGCCTGGACCGCTTACCAGAAGCTGCCGGCGCCGGTCTTGTTCGTATGCGAGGACAACGGCATCGGCATCTCGGTGAAGACGCCCAACGGCTGGGTGGCGCAGAACTTCCGCGACCGCCGCGACCTGGATTATTTCTATGCGGACGGCCTGGACCTGGCCTCCGGCTACGGCGATGTGCAGAAGGCGGTCGAGCATTGCCGCCGCACGCGCCGGCCGACCTTCCTGCATCTGCGCACGACCCGGATCATGGGCCATGCCGGCACCGATTTCGAAATCGAATGGCGCAGCATCGAAGAGCTCTGCGCCGTCGAAGCGACCGATCCGTTGTTGCGCAGCGCCGCGATTGCGCTGGAATCGGGGCTGATGTCGAAGGACGAAATCCTCACCCTGTACGAGGAAACCCGCAAGAAATGCTTCGCCGCCGCGGAAGACGCCGACCGGCGGCCGCGGTTGTCGTCGCTGGAAGACGTCATGGCGCCGCTGGCGCCGTACACACCGGACAAGGTGCACGCCGAGGCGGTCCGCTCGGACTATGCCGACAAGCGCGCCGCGACGTTCGGCGGGGAAGCGAAACTGCCCGAAAAACAGGCGCCCAGGCATCTCGCGATCCAGATCAACAACGCCTTGCACGACCTGTTCTGCAAATATCCGGAAGCGCTGTTGTTCGGCGAGGACGTGGCGCAGAAAGGCGGCGTCTACACCGTCACCAAGGGACTGCACAAGGCGTTCGGCAACAAGCGCGTGTTCAACACGCTGCTCGACGAAACCGTCATCCTCGGCCTGGCCCAGGGCTACGCCAACATGGGCATGCTGCCGCTGCCCGAAATCCAGTACCTGGCCTATTTCCACAACGCCTGCGACCAGATCCGCGGCGAGGCGGCCAGCCTGCAGTTCTTCAGCAACGGCCAGTACCGCAATCCGATGCTGATGCGGATCGCTTCGCTCGGCTACCAGCGCGGCTTCGGCGGGCATTTCCACAACGACAATTCGATCACCGCGCTGCGCGATATCCCAGGCCTGGTGGTCGGCTGTCCGAGCCGCGGCGACGATGCGGCGACGATGCTGCGCACGCTCGCCGCGCTGGCCAAGGTCGACGGCCGCGTCTGCGCCTTCCTCGAGCCGATCGCCTTGTACATGGCCAAGGACCTGTACGAACCGGGCGATGGCCAGTGGCTGACCGAGTATCCGTCGCCGGACCAGGCGATGACGCTCGGCGAGGGCCGGGTCTACGGCGATGGCGACGATTTGGTGATTTTCACTTTCGGCAACGGCGTGCCGATGAGCCTGCGCGCATCGCGTGCGGTCGAGAAGAAGCACGGCTGGAAGACGCGCGTGGTCGACCTGCGTTGGCTGGTGCCGCTGAACGAGGCCTTCATCGTCGAACAGGCGCGCCACGCCAAGCGCATCGTCATCGTCGACGAGGGCCGGCACAGCGCCGGCGTGGGCGAGGGCATCATCACCGCGATCGCGGAAGGCGGCTACGGCGCGCGCCCGTTCAAGCGCGTGGTCGGCGCGGATACGTTCACGCCTTTGGCCGGCGCGGCGTTCCTGGTGATTCCGTCGGACGAAGAGATCATCGCGGCGGCGGATTCGCTGGCCTGACCCGCTTGCCGGCTCTGTAGGGCGGAGCTTGCTCCGCCGCTTCGGCTTCTGCTCTTCGTGGGAGCGGCTTTAGCCGCGAGCTCTTCCGTCCGAATACACATCAAAAGCTCGCGGCTAAAGCCGCTCCCACGAAGAGCCCGGGCATTGCCGACATCGATGGGACGATCCCTTCCGGACTTGACGCCCTAAAAACGCTTCCGGGCCGATAGTCTGTGCGCGGACAACATCGGAGTGCCGCCATGAGCAAGACCAAAGTCGCCGTCTTCGTCGGCAGTTTGCGCAAGGACTCGATCAACAAGAAGCTTGCCAGGGCTGTCGAAAAACTGATGCCGGCCGATTTCGAGTTCGACTACGTCCGCATCGACAACTTGCCGCTGTACAACCAGGATTTCGACGCAGATTATCCCGCCGAAGCCAAGCGCCTGAAGCAGCAGATCGAAGCCGCCGACGCGGTGTTGTTCGTCACCCCCGAATACAACCGTTCCGTGCCCGGCGTGCTGAAGAACGCCATCGATATCGCCTCGCGCCCTTGGGGCACCAATTCCTTTGCGGGTAAACCCGGCGCGGTGATCGGCGCCTCGATCGGCCCGATCAGCACGGCGATCGCGCAGCAGCACCTGCGCGGGTCGTTGGCCTTCGTGGATGTGCCGACGCTGGCCCAGCCCGAAGTCTTCATCCACTTCAAGGAGGGGATGTTCGACGACGACGGCAGCATCGGGCCGGACGATACGCGCAAGTTCTTGCAGGGCTTCGTCGACAAGTATGTGGGCTGGGTGGCCAAGCACCGCGCCTGACCCTGTTTTCTTTTTGTAGGAGCGGCTTCAGCCGCGAGCTTTTGATTTTTTGCCGTCAGCGAAAAAACTCGCGGCTGAAGCCGCTCCTACAAAAGCGGCTCCTACGGTGCGTGGTTGCGGCCGCGGTCGGTGAGCACGGCGATGTCCAGCTCGCCACGGCGCTCGACCCGCACCCATCCCGGCCCGGATTCGCCGCCGATGCTGTCGTCGCCGAGCCACGCGAGTTCGCGCAGCAGCACGCTCATGCGCACGTCCAGCCGCTTGCACAGGCGCGGCAGCGAGACGCCGTCCGGCTCGCGCGCGAGTTCGGCGAGCAAGGCGTCAGCGAACGACGGCGACGGGGATGTCACGCGGCGCATCCGTCGGTCCGTCCTGCGCATGCGGCAGCACGATCACCGGAATCGATTTCGAAGTGGGCGTGCGCGCCCCGTCGGCGAAGCTCGACAGCGGCACCAGCGCGTTCGTCTCCGGGTAGTACGCGGCCAGGCAGCCGCGGGGTATCGAGTACTCGACCAGCATGAACCGGTTCGCGCGCCGGTGCGCGCCGTCGTCGCCGAGGCTTTCTATGTCGACCCAGTCGCCGGCGCTCATGCCCAGCGCGGCGATATCGTCGGCGTGGGCGAACAGCACGCGCCGCTCGCCGAAGACGCCGCGGTAGCGGTCGTCCCATCCGTAGATCGTCGTGTTGTACTGGTCGTGCGAGCGCACGGTGGTGAGCGTGAAGACCGGCGACGATGCGGCGGCGCGCGCGCGATGCACCGGCAGGTCGGTCGGCACGGCGTGCGCGACGAACATCGCCTTGCCCGCCTGCGTGTGCCACTGCCGCTGTCCGGCGGCGTTGCTCAGGCGGAAGCCGCCAGGCACGGCCACGCGACGATTGAAATCGTGGAAATCGTCGAACACTTCGGCGATCTTGTCGCGTATCCGCCCGTAGTCCGCGATCAGCCAGCGCCACGGCGTCTTGCTGCGCGTGCCCAAGGTGGCCTCGGCCAAGCGCGCCACGATCGCAGGTTCGGACAGCAACTCCGTCGACGCCGGCGCGTTGATGCCGGCCGACAGGTGCACCATGCTCATCGAATCTTCTACCGTCACCGCCTGCGGCCCGGTTTCCTGCATGTCGATTTCGGTGCGGCCCAGGCAAGGCAGGATCAGCGCTTCGCGGCCGTGCACCAGGTGGCTGCGGTTGAGCTTGGTGGCCACGTGCACGGTCAGGTCGCAATTGCGCAGCGCGCGGTGCGTGGCCGCCGTATCCGGCGTGGCCGTGGCGAAATTGCCGCCCATCGCGAAGAACACTTTGCCGCGGCCGTCGAGCATGGCTTCGATCGCGCCGACGGTGTCGAACCCGTGCTCGCGCGGCGGCTCGAAGCCGAACACGTCGCGTAGCCTGTCGAGGAATTCGGGCGCGGGCTTTTCGTAGATGCCCATGGTGCGGTCGCCCTGCACGTTGCTGTGGCCGCGCACCGGGCAGGCGCCGGCGCCCGGCCTGCCGATATTGCCGCGCAGCAGCAGCAGGTCGACGATCATATGGATCGTCGCCACCGAATGCTTGTGCTGGGTGATGCCCATGCCCCAGCAGCAGATGACGCCGTCCGCAGCGAGGTAGATGTCGGCGGCGCGGCGCAATTGCCCGCGCGACAGGCCGGATTCGGCCTCGATCGTTTCCCAGCTTTCGGCGGCCACGTCCGCCGCGAAGCCATCGAAACCCACGGTGTGCGCAGCGATGAACTCCGCGTCGATCGCGCGCGCCGCGCCGCTGCGCTGCGCCTGCGCATCGGTCTCGAGCACATGCTTGACGATGCCTTTGACCGCGGCCAGGTCGCCGCCGATCCGCAGCTGGAAATAGTCCGACGAAATCCGGGTCGAGCCGCCGCTGAGCATCTCCAGCTTGTCCTGCGGATCGGCGAAGCGCTCCAGTCCGCGCTCCCGCAGCGGATTGAACGAGACGATCGCCGCGCCGCGCTTGGACGCCTTGCGCAACTCGCCGAGCATGCGCGGATGGTTGGTGCCGGGGTTCTGGCCGAAAATGAAGATCGCATCGGCCAGTTCGAAGTCGTGCAGCGACACCGTGCCCTTGCCGACGCCGATCTGCGGCGTCATCGCCGTGCCGGACGGCTCGTGGCACATGTTGGAGCAGTCCGGGAAATTGTTGGTGCCGTATTCGCGCACGAACAATTGATACAGGAAGGCGGCTTCGTTGCTGGTGCGGCCGGAGGTGTAGAAGATCGCGCGATCCGGAGATCCCAGGCCGTTGAGATGCGCGGCGACGGTTGCGAAAGCTTCGTCCCACGACAGCGGCAAATAGCGGTCGCTGGCGGCGTCCCAGCACATGGGATGGGTCAGCCGGCCTTGGTCCTCCAGCCAATGATCGCTATAGCGCGACAGTTCGGCGACGCTGTATTTCGCGAACAATTCGGGCGTAGCGCGGCGCTTGGTGGATTCCGCCGCGACCGCTTTGGCGCCGTTTTCGCAGAATTCGAATGTGGAAGTGTGGTCGCGGTCCGGCCAGGCGCAACCCGGGCAGTCGAAACCGTCGGGCTGGTTGGCCGATAGCAGCGTGCGCGCGCCGCGGACCGGGATGTCCTGTTCGAAAAGGTGTTTGGTCGCGCTGCGCAACGCGTCCCAGCCGCCGGCGGGGCCGTCGTAACGACGGATGGTTTTCTTCCCGCTCATGCCGCGGCTTCCGATGCGCCGTCGTGCAGGCGTTGCGGATGGGAATAGACGACGAAGCCGTCGTCGCGCGCGAAACCGACCAGGGTCAGGCCGGCGGAATCGGCCAATGCGATCGCGAGCGTCGTCGGCGCGGAGATCGCGGCGAGCAGCGGAATGCCGGCCTGCGCGGCCTTCATCGCCATCTCGTAGCTGGCCCGGCTGGTGACCACGGCGAATCCGGACGAGGGTTCGATGCCGGCGCGCGACAGGGCGCCGATCAGCTTGTCGAGCGCGTTGTGGCGGCCGACGTCCTCGCGCACGAGCGCGATGCGGCCATCCGCTTGCGCCCAGGCGGCGGCATGGGTCGCGCCAGTCAGCGCATTCAATGGTTGCTGGGCCTGCAGTTCGCGCAGTGCGCGGTCTAGAGAAATGGCGGCGATCGCCGGATCGGCTTCCAACGCCGGCGGCGGACGCAGCACGGCTTCGATCGACGCGGTGCCGCAGATGCCGCATCCGCTGCGCCCTTGCAGGTTGCGGCGACGCGCCTCGAGTCCGGCGGCGAGCGATTCCGGAATCGACATGTCGATCGAGATACCTTCCAGCGACGTGTCGATGGCCAGGATCTTCAATTGCGCGGCGCAAGGCACGATGCCTTCGCTCAACGAGAAGCCGAGCGCGAAATCCTCCAGGTCGCCGGGGGTGGCCATCATCACCGCGAACGGCGCGCCGTTGTAGGCGAGGGCGACGGGCATTTCGGCCGCGACCAAGTCTCGGGTGTCGTCGATGCGCGAGCCGCGATGACGCTGGACGCGTTTTTCGACCGCGCCTTGCGGCGGTTCTTGCTGGCGTCCGGAGCGTTTCATCTGTCGGCGGATTATCGCGAAAACGCCGTGATTTTTCCGGTAACGGCAAAAACCCGGCGCGAGGCCGGGTTTCTGTGTCGGCGGCGCCGCGCAGCCGTTACGGCGCGACGATCCGGATCTCGACGCGGCGATTGGGCGCCAGGCAGGCGATCAGCGCATCGCGGTCCTTGTCGTCGCATTCCACCACCGGTTCGACGCTGCCGCGGCCGACTGCGGTGATCTTGTCGGCCGGTACGCCTTTCTGCACAAGATAGTCGCGCACCGCGTCCGCGCGCCGGGTCGACAGATCGACGTTGGCCTTGGCATTGCCAATGCGGTCGCTGTGGCCGATGACGTGCACCATTTCGTAAGGACGGCTGCCGAGTCCGGCTGCCAATGCGTCGAGTTGGGTTCTACCCTCGTCGCTGAGGTTGTCTAGGCTCGATTTGCCGAAGGCGAACAGGCTGTCGGACGACAACTTCTGGTTGTAGGACATCGGCGGCGGTGTCGGCTCCGCCGGTTTGGTTTGCGTTGTGGTACAGGCCGGCAGCAGTGCGGCGGCCAGTATGGCGATGGTTACGATGTTTGCCTTGTTCATTGCGTATCCCTCCCTAGTGCGCGTGAAGAACGAGGTCGCGCGGTCGGACCGCCTGGGACAGGCGATATGGCCGGCGATTTCCCCGGAGCCGAGCATAACAAGGCGAATGTGTCATTGCCGCCGGCGGTCGGGCCATGCCGCCGCTCGCCCGATCCGGCTCAGCGAGCCAGGCCGCCCAGCAGGTCCGACGCCTGGAGGGCCGCGCCGTCGGCGCGCAGGCCGGTCGCGGCATGCTCCAGCGGCAGCACGGCCAGGGCCCGCCAACGGCCATCGGCCGTGATCGCGCTGACGATGCTGCCGATAGCGCGTTCGCCGTCGCTCACCTGCATGCCGACGGTGAGCGGTGCATCGCTGTCGAACAGCGCCAGCCCACGCTTGGCCTGTCCGAGGAAGTGCGTGCGAGCGACGATTTCCTGGCCCGGATAGCAGCCTTTCTTGACGCTGTACGCACGCAACCGGTCGAGCGAGAGTTGTTGCGGCGTCCATTGTTCGCGCTGCGAAGACGGCAGACGCGGCAGGCCGTGGGCGAGATCGAAGGCCGTCCAGCGGGCGTGCAGGGCGGCATCGGTTGCGGCCGCCGGACTAGGGGCGATCGTCAATCTGCGGGCGCCGCCATCCGCGCCCGCGTCCAGCGCGACATCGCCGCTATCGCCTATCGACAATTGCGCTCCGGCGGCCTTAGTCGGCGCATCGAACCGTCCGGTCGCATGCAGATCGTCGCGCACGGCGATCGCCAGTTTGCTGCGGAACACGAAGCGCTGCAGCGCCGATGCGAATTCCATAGGATCGGCATCCTGCAGCAGCAGCCAAAGGGTTTCGTCGTCGAGCTTGAGCAGCGCGAACAGCGCGATCACGCGGCCTTTCGGCGTCAGCCAGCCGCTCCATTGCCAGTGCCCGGCCGCCAATCCCTTCACCTCGCTCATGAATTGCGCGTGCGCGAAAGCCACGGCATCGCGGCCGCTCAAGGCGACGATACGGTGGTCGGGCAGGGCGAACGGCGAGGGCTGCAAAGTGCGTGGCTTGTCCGGAAAGGGGGCGGGAACTAAACTTAGCGGGTTACGAGGCCCAGAATGATAGGCGAAACCGTACCGACACCCGAACCGGAGCAGGCCGAACAGTCCGTCCCGGAAACGACGCCCGCCAAGGAGATCGGCGGCCGCGAAGGCCCCGAGCCGACGCGTTACGGCGATTGGGAAAAGAACGGCCGCTGCATCGATTTCTGACGTCCCGCATGTCGCCCGGGTAGAAATCGGCGTTCCCGGGTTTGCGCCAGCCACGCGGCCCCGGCCGCCCAGCGAGAGAAAGAGCCGCACGATGGCGAACCGCGAACGTCCCCTGTCACCGCATCTGCAGGTCTACCGCTGGCAGATCACGATGACGATGTCGATCCTGCACCGCGTTACGGGTTGTGCCCTGGCGGTCGGCGCGTTCGGATTGGCCTGGTGGCTGCTGGCGATGGCTGCCGGCGGCGATCATTACGCGAACTTCGCGCAGTGCCTGGCATCGCCGCTGGGCAAGTTCGTGCTGTTCGGCTTCACCGCGTCGCTGGTCTATCACTTGTTCAATGGCATCCGTCATCTGCTCTGGGATGCCGGGCGCGGTTTCGACATCCCGGCCGTCTACAAATCCGGTTACACCGTGATCGCGCTGAGCATCATCGTCACCGCGGCGCTGTGGTTCTTAGCAATGCGGGGTGGCGCATGAGCGGTTCGCGCATCCGCGACATGAGGACGCCGCTGGCCCGCGCCCGCGGCCTGGGTTCGGCCAAGTCCGGCGTCGGCCATTTCTGGTGGCAGCGCGTCACCGCGATCGTGCTGGCGCTGATGGTGCCGTGGCTGGTCTGGCTGCTGGTGTCGCTGGCCGGCGCCGATCTGGAAACGGCGCGCGCGGCGGTCGCCAGGCCTTGGAACGCGATCCTACTGTCGATTTTCGTCGTCGCGCTGTTCTGGCACGCCAAGCTCGGCGTGCAGGTGGTGATCGAAGACTACGTCCATACCCGCGCGCTGGAAGTGGCGTCGCAACTCCTCGTCACTTTGGCCTGCGTATTGGGGGCGGTTGCGTCCCTTTACGCCATCGGCCGCATCGCGCTGATGGCCTGACCACATGAAGACTGCTTACCCGATTACCGAACACAAGTACGACATGATCGTCGTCGGCGCCGGCGGCGCCGGTTTGCGCGCCACGTTCGGCCTGGCGCAAAAAGGCCTGCAGACGGCTTGCCTGACGAAGGTATTCCCGACCCGCTCGCACACCGTCGCGGCGCAGGGCGGCATTTCCGCCGCGCTCGGCAACATGGGCGAGGACGACTGGCGCTATCACTTCTACGACACGATCAAGGGCTCGGACTGGCTGGGCGACCAGGACGCGATCGAGTACATGTGCAAGGAAGCGATTCCGGCCATCATCGAACTCGAGCACCAGGGCGTGCCGTTCAGCCGCACCGAAGACGGCCGCATTTACCAGCGCCCGTTCGGCGGCATGACCACCCATTACGGCAAAGGCACCGCGCAACGCACCTGCGCCGCGGCGGACCGTACCGGGCATGCGATCCTGCATACGCTGTACCAGCAGTCGCTGAAGCACGACGCGCGTTTCTTCATCGAATACTTCGCGCTCGACCTGATCATGGACGAGCACGGCGCCTGCCGCGGCGTGCTGGCGCTGGACATGGCCGAGGGCACGCTGCACCTGTTCCGCGCCCACGGCGTGGTGCTGGCCACCGGCGGTTACGGTCGCGCCTATTTCTCGGCGACTTCGGCCCATACCTGCACCGGCGACGGCGGCGGCATGGCGCTGCGCGCCGGTCTGGGCCTGCAGGACATGGAATTCGTGCAGTTCCACCCGACCGGCGTGTACGGCGCCGGCGTGCTGATCACCGAGGGCGTGCGCGGCGAAGGCGGCATCCTGCGCAACGACAAGGGCGAGCGCTTCATGGAGCGTTATGCGCCCAATGCGAAGGATCTGGCTTCGCGCGACGTGGTGTCGCGATCGATGACCATCGAGATCCGCGAGGGACGCGGCGTGGGTCCGAAGAAGGACCATATCCACCTGGACCTGACTCACCTCGACCCGAAAGACATCCACGAAAAGCTGCCCGGCATCGCCGAGAGCGCGAGGATCTTCGCTAATGTCGACGTGACCAAGCAGCCGATCCCGGTGATCCCGACCGTGCACTACAACATGGGCGGCATCCCGACCAACTACCACGGCGAAGTGGTGCAGCTGAAGAACGGCGATCCCGACGCGGTCGTGCCGGGCCTGTATGCGATCGGCGAGGCGGCCTGCGTGTCCGTGCACGGCGCCAACCGCCTGGGCTCGAACTCGCTGCTCGACCTGGTCGTGTTCGGACGCGCGGTGGCCAACCGCTGCGCCGAGACCATCAAGCCGGGGCAAAGCCATTCCAGGCTGGCGGAAGACGCTTGCGACAAGTCTCTCGCGAACCTCGACAGGCTGCGCAACGCCAACGGCGGCACGCCGACCGCGGCGATCCGCGACAACATGCAGCACACCATGCAGGCCGATGCGGCCGTGTTCCGCACCGGCGAAACGCTTGGCCAAGGCGTCGAGAAGATCCGCGAGATCAACGCTTCGTTCGCCGACGTCAAGGTCAGCGACCGCTCGCTGGTATGGAACTCGGACCTGATCGAAACCTACGAGCTGCAGAACCTGCTCGGCCAGGCGCTGGCG encodes:
- the sdhA gene encoding succinate dehydrogenase flavoprotein subunit, whose protein sequence is MKTAYPITEHKYDMIVVGAGGAGLRATFGLAQKGLQTACLTKVFPTRSHTVAAQGGISAALGNMGEDDWRYHFYDTIKGSDWLGDQDAIEYMCKEAIPAIIELEHQGVPFSRTEDGRIYQRPFGGMTTHYGKGTAQRTCAAADRTGHAILHTLYQQSLKHDARFFIEYFALDLIMDEHGACRGVLALDMAEGTLHLFRAHGVVLATGGYGRAYFSATSAHTCTGDGGGMALRAGLGLQDMEFVQFHPTGVYGAGVLITEGVRGEGGILRNDKGERFMERYAPNAKDLASRDVVSRSMTIEIREGRGVGPKKDHIHLDLTHLDPKDIHEKLPGIAESARIFANVDVTKQPIPVIPTVHYNMGGIPTNYHGEVVQLKNGDPDAVVPGLYAIGEAACVSVHGANRLGSNSLLDLVVFGRAVANRCAETIKPGQSHSRLAEDACDKSLANLDRLRNANGGTPTAAIRDNMQHTMQADAAVFRTGETLGQGVEKIREINASFADVKVSDRSLVWNSDLIETYELQNLLGQALATIVSAENRTESRGAHAREDFPERDDQTWQKHTLCWVGDDGKTTIDYRPVHMYTLTDEVAVVPPKPRVY